A portion of the Edaphobacter lichenicola genome contains these proteins:
- a CDS encoding DUF1697 domain-containing protein: protein MKGQGEKSAPRYVALLRGINVGGKNMLPMKELAEIFATAGCTDVVTYIQSGNVVFCAEDRMAKELGAAISKQLLERFGLKVPVVLRSAAELHAVIRGNPFLKAGVAEDAMHVSFLADRPSADLVAGLDAARSVTDEFAVVGRDIYLNLLNGVAKTKLTNAYFDSKLKTVSTMRNWRTVLKLAEMVA, encoded by the coding sequence ATGAAGGGCCAAGGCGAGAAGAGTGCTCCGCGGTACGTTGCTTTACTGCGGGGGATCAACGTCGGCGGCAAGAATATGCTACCGATGAAGGAACTTGCGGAGATTTTCGCCACTGCTGGATGTACGGATGTGGTGACGTACATCCAAAGTGGCAATGTCGTCTTCTGCGCAGAGGACAGGATGGCCAAGGAGTTGGGCGCAGCGATTTCGAAACAATTACTGGAGCGGTTTGGGCTGAAGGTGCCGGTGGTTTTGCGGTCAGCTGCGGAGTTGCATGCTGTGATTCGAGGCAATCCGTTTCTGAAGGCTGGGGTCGCAGAGGATGCGATGCATGTTTCATTCTTGGCAGATCGGCCGAGTGCGGATCTGGTCGCGGGGTTGGATGCTGCGCGGTCGGTGACGGACGAGTTTGCTGTGGTGGGGCGAGATATTTATCTGAATCTGCTGAATGGCGTGGCGAAGACGAAGCTGACGAATGCTTACTTCGATTCGAAGTTGAAGACCGTGAGCACGATGCGAAACTGGCGTACTGTATTGAAGCTGGCCGAGATGGTGGCGTGA
- a CDS encoding type I phosphomannose isomerase catalytic subunit produces MNKRMMMMTGVAPFGLKPWFSERVWGKRDLTPWYAETGTTELVGEAWLTGPQCVVETGPLAGQTLAAVAENLGGEFPLLVKILFPADKLSVQVHPDDAQAKALGETRGKTECWYVLEAETGATVALGLKPGAGAKEVAASVESGTMESLMQHVPVAVGDMLFVDAGTVHAIGPGVVLLETQQTSDVTYRLYDYGRPRELHLEKGLQVLKSRTQAGKVAPRLMDGFTRLIEQKYFVVDRFDVSSTGEVNVAFNGAGCLVGLAGRGVVLDGEGHVELVPGKAVVVPAGGVSVVVETGSSISFARCVAPV; encoded by the coding sequence ATGAACAAAAGGATGATGATGATGACTGGCGTTGCACCGTTTGGGTTGAAACCGTGGTTTAGTGAGCGTGTGTGGGGCAAGAGAGATTTGACACCCTGGTATGCGGAGACAGGGACGACAGAGTTGGTAGGAGAGGCTTGGTTAACCGGGCCGCAATGCGTGGTCGAAACTGGGCCGCTTGCGGGACAGACCTTGGCTGCTGTCGCGGAGAATTTGGGTGGAGAATTTCCACTACTGGTGAAGATATTGTTTCCTGCAGATAAACTTTCGGTGCAAGTCCATCCGGATGATGCACAGGCAAAAGCGCTGGGGGAGACGCGGGGTAAGACTGAGTGTTGGTATGTGCTCGAGGCGGAAACAGGGGCGACGGTCGCGCTGGGATTGAAACCTGGCGCGGGAGCAAAGGAGGTTGCGGCGTCAGTTGAGAGTGGAACGATGGAATCGCTGATGCAGCACGTACCGGTGGCTGTGGGGGATATGTTGTTTGTCGATGCAGGGACCGTGCACGCGATTGGGCCTGGAGTGGTGTTGCTTGAAACCCAGCAGACCAGCGACGTGACCTATCGACTGTACGACTATGGTCGCCCGCGTGAGCTGCATCTCGAGAAGGGTTTGCAGGTACTGAAGAGCAGAACGCAGGCAGGAAAGGTCGCGCCGCGGCTGATGGATGGGTTTACGCGGTTGATTGAGCAGAAGTATTTTGTTGTGGACCGATTTGACGTTTCCTCAACGGGTGAAGTGAATGTCGCTTTCAACGGCGCAGGCTGCCTTGTTGGGTTGGCGGGACGCGGAGTTGTTCTTGACGGTGAAGGCCACGTGGAGCTCGTTCCTGGAAAGGCTGTGGTGGTGCCTGCCGGTGGTGTGAGCGTCGTTGTTGAGACCGGTTCGAGTATTTCGTTTGCGAGATGCGTGGCTCCGGTCTAA
- a CDS encoding acyl-CoA desaturase produces the protein MTPLSTIEDTPVKAPKLAAVAEVTQKIKQDLRMGREHQQGRINWITTIAMGLFHVGAIAALFFFSWKNLAAFFVMYFFAINIGIGVAYHRLLTHRGYRVPKWVEYFVTMCGCLALEGGPIFWVATHRVHHQNSDHEGDPHTPHDGTWWAHAGWILSGRALHSETALLGRYAPDLTKDPVHVWLSKYHWIPLVVTGLLQIALGAALAPAGHHIVGALGMLLWGTFLRVTIGLHATWLVNSATHLWGKRRFETKDDSRNNWWVAILTGGEGWHNNHHAHPVSARHGLAWYEFDINYYCIWLLSKIGLAEKIQIAKFDSKNPKPAGVV, from the coding sequence ATGACTCCTCTTAGCACGATTGAAGACACTCCGGTAAAGGCGCCGAAGCTGGCGGCCGTCGCAGAAGTCACCCAGAAGATCAAGCAGGACTTGCGCATGGGCCGCGAGCATCAGCAGGGCCGCATCAACTGGATTACCACCATCGCCATGGGCCTCTTCCATGTCGGAGCCATTGCCGCTTTATTTTTCTTCTCATGGAAAAATCTAGCCGCCTTCTTCGTCATGTACTTTTTCGCAATCAACATCGGCATCGGTGTGGCCTATCATCGCCTTCTCACTCATCGCGGCTACCGCGTTCCCAAGTGGGTCGAATACTTCGTTACCATGTGTGGCTGCCTTGCGCTTGAGGGTGGTCCCATCTTTTGGGTTGCCACCCATCGCGTACACCACCAGAACTCTGACCACGAGGGCGACCCCCACACACCGCACGACGGAACCTGGTGGGCCCACGCAGGCTGGATCCTGTCAGGCCGAGCACTTCACTCCGAAACTGCTCTCTTGGGCCGCTACGCCCCGGATCTCACCAAAGATCCGGTCCACGTTTGGCTCAGCAAATACCATTGGATTCCGCTCGTCGTTACCGGCCTCCTACAGATTGCCCTGGGAGCAGCTCTAGCGCCTGCCGGTCACCACATCGTCGGTGCCCTGGGCATGCTTCTCTGGGGAACGTTCCTCCGCGTCACCATCGGCCTCCACGCTACCTGGCTCGTCAACTCCGCCACCCATCTCTGGGGCAAACGCCGCTTCGAGACCAAGGACGACTCCCGCAACAACTGGTGGGTCGCTATCCTCACCGGCGGCGAAGGCTGGCACAACAACCACCACGCCCATCCCGTCAGTGCCCGCCACGGTCTCGCCTGGTACGAGTTCGACATCAACTACTACTGCATCTGGCTTCTCAGCAAAATCGGCCTCGCCGAAAAGATCCAGATCGCCAAGTTCGATTCGAAGAACCCCAAACCGGCAGGCGTCGTCTAG
- a CDS encoding DUF3011 domain-containing protein, which produces MTRITKLLLMAAIFIAAAFAASSSASAQQGYGQGYGPPPKITCSSNDGKRNYCNIGGSRDARLVRQISGSPCIQGSTWGVDRGGLWVDRGCRAEFIVGRGGPPPPPPSRIVTCSSNDGKRNWCDIGPSRDVRLARQISGSACVQGSTWGLDRRGLWVDRGCRADFRVR; this is translated from the coding sequence ATGACACGTATAACGAAGTTACTTCTGATGGCCGCCATTTTTATTGCAGCCGCGTTCGCCGCATCTTCATCCGCATCCGCGCAGCAAGGGTACGGCCAGGGCTATGGCCCCCCACCAAAGATCACCTGTTCCTCCAACGACGGCAAAAGAAACTACTGCAACATCGGCGGAAGTCGCGATGCTCGTCTCGTTCGCCAGATTAGCGGCTCTCCCTGTATCCAGGGCAGTACCTGGGGCGTAGACCGGGGCGGCCTTTGGGTCGACCGTGGCTGCCGCGCCGAGTTCATCGTCGGCCGCGGAGGTCCACCTCCTCCACCCCCATCCCGCATCGTCACCTGTTCCTCCAACGACGGCAAACGAAACTGGTGTGACATTGGGCCCAGCCGCGACGTCCGCCTAGCCCGTCAGATCAGCGGCTCCGCCTGTGTCCAGGGTAGTACGTGGGGCCTCGACCGTCGTGGGTTATGGGTGGACCGCGGTTGCCGCGCCGACTTCCGTGTTCGCTGA
- a CDS encoding sensor histidine kinase yields the protein MNITRRSGAIATFITLGVLTVGLAVTLNIGWIILNERTFALAILGVILFAALIAGVVLNTVFLVREIRRNERQDSFLNAVTHELKTPIASIRLYLETLQRRPVEESQRQEFYKIMLSDSDRLLATVEQVLKAGQLGQRHRQQNRTLINLESLVTDCIAITVQRHHLPLSSITLEPVPGGVRLYSQGIAEDLRTAVINVLDNAAKYSPDGVCVRCTLAISNYTMVTLRVTDTGVGLPANQFKRIFNRFYRVPGRAVAKIKGTGLGLFLVRNIARQHGGDATATSPGPGLGTTITITLPLANSGGSTGIQ from the coding sequence ATGAACATCACCCGACGCAGCGGAGCCATTGCCACCTTCATCACACTCGGCGTCCTTACCGTCGGTCTCGCAGTCACCCTTAACATCGGCTGGATCATCCTCAACGAGCGCACCTTCGCCCTGGCCATTCTAGGCGTGATCCTCTTCGCTGCCCTCATCGCCGGTGTCGTACTCAACACCGTCTTCCTTGTCCGCGAGATTCGCCGCAACGAACGTCAGGACTCCTTTCTTAACGCTGTCACGCACGAGTTAAAAACCCCCATTGCGAGCATCCGTCTCTACCTAGAAACCCTTCAACGGCGCCCCGTCGAAGAGTCTCAGCGCCAAGAGTTCTATAAGATCATGCTGTCCGATTCGGACCGCCTTCTCGCCACCGTTGAGCAGGTCCTCAAGGCTGGCCAACTCGGTCAGCGTCACCGTCAGCAAAACCGCACCCTCATCAATTTGGAATCACTCGTAACTGATTGCATCGCCATCACAGTCCAACGCCATCACCTACCGCTCAGCAGCATAACCCTCGAGCCCGTCCCCGGTGGCGTCCGTCTCTACAGCCAAGGCATCGCGGAAGACCTCCGCACAGCCGTCATCAACGTCCTTGACAATGCCGCGAAATACTCCCCTGACGGCGTCTGCGTCCGTTGCACGCTTGCCATCTCGAACTACACCATGGTTACTCTGCGTGTTACTGACACCGGGGTCGGTCTCCCCGCAAATCAGTTTAAACGCATCTTTAATCGCTTCTACCGTGTCCCCGGCCGTGCTGTGGCGAAGATCAAAGGCACCGGTCTCGGCCTCTTTTTAGTACGTAACATCGCTCGTCAGCATGGGGGAGACGCAACCGCCACCAGCCCCGGTCCCGGCCTTGGCACAACCATCACAATCACACTCCCCCTGGCCAACTCAGGCGGTTCGACCGGCATTCAATGA
- a CDS encoding MarC family protein: MYLLWKYFVLGFSALLPLINPLGSALIFLGLVGAAPIDTYRALARRIAINTVIFFAVIELIGSALLGFFGISLPIMQVSGGVVIAMIGWSLLNQKDSAPNPEKTETAVVPAVTQAEIDSLKEKAFYPFTFPITAGPGCIVVMLTLSVHVTQPSLSETVLSHVGLFIAAIVLSGLIYVCYAYAPRIARSISPSTAHGILRVVAFILLCIGVQIAWNGLSELLKPLLQRS; this comes from the coding sequence ATGTACCTTCTCTGGAAATATTTCGTCTTAGGCTTCAGCGCGCTCCTTCCGCTCATCAACCCCCTTGGCTCTGCACTTATCTTTCTTGGTCTTGTAGGAGCCGCGCCGATAGACACCTACCGCGCCCTAGCTCGCCGCATCGCCATTAACACAGTCATCTTTTTTGCCGTAATTGAATTGATCGGTTCTGCTTTGCTCGGCTTCTTTGGCATCTCGCTTCCCATCATGCAGGTCTCAGGCGGCGTTGTGATCGCCATGATCGGTTGGTCGCTTCTAAATCAAAAAGATAGCGCTCCAAACCCAGAAAAGACGGAAACAGCCGTCGTCCCCGCCGTGACCCAGGCTGAAATCGACAGTCTGAAGGAAAAAGCCTTCTATCCCTTCACCTTTCCAATTACAGCCGGTCCTGGCTGCATCGTGGTCATGCTCACACTTAGCGTCCACGTTACGCAACCGTCGCTAAGCGAAACAGTTCTATCTCACGTGGGTCTTTTCATTGCGGCCATCGTGCTTAGCGGACTGATCTATGTCTGTTACGCCTACGCACCGAGGATCGCGCGCTCCATCTCTCCTTCGACAGCCCACGGTATTCTTCGCGTCGTGGCGTTTATTCTTCTCTGCATCGGCGTTCAGATCGCATGGAACGGCCTCAGCGAGCTCTTGAAGCCACTACTTCAAAGATCGTAA
- a CDS encoding response regulator transcription factor: MTESTSPLIVLIEDEEHLAQGLLFNLQAEGYRTHHEYDGDAALAYLLAPKEADGEPIAAIILDGMLPGADGFTIVRALREAHHYTPVLMLTARSRPEEVLEGIEAGADDYLAKPFDLNILLVRLKSLLRRTSWQNAATPNIISPPALVGLSNEYAFNHRTIRFDTLELVAPNRTTHLTLMEADLLRYLTEREGQIVSRKQILEEVWRVHEDTDTRAIDNFIVRLRRYIEDDPSDPQHLVTVRGIGYRFLANP, from the coding sequence ATGACTGAATCCACCTCTCCGCTCATCGTTCTGATCGAAGATGAGGAGCATCTCGCTCAAGGCCTTCTCTTCAATCTTCAGGCCGAAGGTTACCGCACCCATCATGAGTACGACGGCGACGCCGCGCTCGCTTATCTTCTCGCGCCTAAAGAAGCCGATGGCGAACCCATCGCGGCAATCATACTCGACGGCATGCTGCCCGGGGCAGATGGCTTTACCATCGTCCGCGCCCTCCGCGAAGCACACCACTACACCCCGGTTCTCATGCTTACCGCTCGCTCTCGTCCGGAGGAAGTCCTCGAGGGTATCGAAGCTGGCGCCGACGACTACCTAGCCAAGCCTTTCGACCTCAACATCCTTCTTGTACGCCTGAAATCTCTTCTCCGCCGCACCTCATGGCAGAACGCCGCAACACCTAATATCATCTCACCGCCTGCGCTAGTCGGTCTATCTAACGAATACGCCTTCAATCATCGCACTATCCGCTTCGATACCCTTGAACTCGTCGCCCCTAACCGCACCACCCACCTCACGCTTATGGAGGCGGATCTCCTCCGATATCTTACCGAGCGAGAGGGTCAAATCGTCTCTCGCAAACAGATCCTCGAGGAGGTTTGGCGCGTCCATGAAGACACGGATACCCGCGCGATCGACAACTTCATCGTCCGCCTCCGCCGCTACATCGAAGACGATCCCTCAGACCCACAGCACCTGGTTACAGTGCGTGGAATCGGATACCGGTTTCTCGCCAACCCATAA
- a CDS encoding response regulator encodes MQISINVSPREQGYFELSPSNILLVDDDPDIRSLTRTFLEHEGYGVFSSGDAERAAQIFRSVPEIDLLVTDLYMPGKSGIELALELKALRSELSILVISGGLVDNLQMTKLEDEGWNFLAKPFRLTELLGTVHRILAPLEARRWRERGR; translated from the coding sequence TTGCAGATATCGATAAATGTTTCTCCCCGCGAACAGGGTTATTTCGAGCTTTCGCCGAGCAATATTCTATTGGTGGATGACGATCCTGACATACGCTCTCTGACCAGGACTTTTCTGGAACATGAGGGATATGGGGTTTTCAGCTCGGGGGATGCAGAGAGGGCGGCTCAGATCTTTCGAAGCGTGCCGGAGATCGATCTGTTGGTGACGGACTTGTATATGCCTGGAAAGTCAGGGATTGAGTTAGCTCTTGAGTTGAAGGCGCTGAGGAGTGAACTGTCCATACTGGTGATCTCGGGTGGGCTGGTGGATAACCTGCAGATGACGAAGTTGGAAGATGAGGGGTGGAATTTTTTGGCAAAACCGTTCCGTCTGACGGAGTTGTTAGGTACGGTGCATCGGATACTGGCGCCGCTGGAGGCCCGAAGATGGAGGGAGCGAGGTCGATGA
- the lptF gene encoding LPS export ABC transporter permease LptF has product MRILTRYILREVISHALLGGALFTFVIFMRDLGRILEFVVRDSASMSDVFDIVAFTLPPALTVTIPMAVLVGILLGLSRLAADSEITAMRASGMGAIDFVRIVSIVSAIALGLGLFNSLYLAPRAAAGLITLGESLKSSQASFEVQPRVFYEEFKDRVLYVQDVSPAAGAALWHHVFLADLTQPADPQITTADQAIVVNGTPNTPDAQTIRLHMLDGGQHQTSPTDPNQYNISTFTSTDVPIETEAPEDTHLGRINTPIQALSLAELWRRGNAPAIANGREVSFYRIEFNKRFSYPFACLVLMLVGVPLGISSKRGGKSTGFVLTILLVFVYYFLSSVGVAFAQSGKLSPFLGVWGANLLFATAGALLLYQMSRGGIALSIFSTLGVALSNFVARLTSSKDPQSASTRSNLDIATVLRRFRNFSRIQFPLLLDDYVMREYATNFAIVLSSFSTLFLIFTFFELIGPIFKNRTPLIVVGEYLVTLIPYILYNITPLCALVAVLATFGTLNRTSELTAMKSSGISLYRIIAPVLVVTVLISAGLFVFDELYLPAANRRQEALLSIIKDKPTQTFSRPDRQWISGQTNNAGEPSRIFYYQYFNAEKDSFANLTVFEFDPATFSLQRRIFAASARWDPQVNNWVFDNGWQRVFSGETIANYEPFSVATFPEIREQPGYFKKEYIPSQEMSYTELSRYIDDLKQSGFDTKRLSVQLNKKIAYPLITLVMAILAIPFALSMGKKGSLTGIATAIGLAITYWVIALIFESLGNVNTLPAVLAAWTPDILFGITGAYFLLRTPT; this is encoded by the coding sequence ATGCGCATCCTTACCCGCTACATCCTCCGTGAAGTAATCTCGCACGCCCTTCTCGGCGGAGCGCTCTTTACATTCGTCATCTTCATGCGTGACCTCGGTCGCATCCTGGAGTTTGTCGTTCGCGACTCCGCATCCATGAGCGACGTCTTCGATATAGTTGCCTTCACCCTCCCCCCTGCCCTTACCGTCACCATTCCGATGGCTGTCCTCGTTGGCATTCTCCTTGGCCTCTCCCGCCTCGCGGCTGACAGTGAGATAACCGCCATGCGCGCCAGCGGTATGGGTGCCATCGACTTCGTCCGCATCGTCTCTATCGTCTCCGCCATAGCCCTCGGCCTCGGCCTTTTTAACTCGCTTTATCTCGCACCGCGCGCAGCCGCAGGCCTTATCACCCTCGGCGAATCCCTCAAATCTTCTCAGGCCTCGTTCGAGGTCCAGCCCCGAGTCTTTTACGAGGAGTTCAAAGACCGCGTCCTTTACGTCCAAGACGTGAGTCCTGCTGCAGGTGCCGCCCTCTGGCATCACGTCTTCCTCGCAGATCTCACACAGCCAGCAGATCCCCAAATAACGACCGCAGATCAGGCTATCGTCGTTAACGGAACTCCAAACACGCCCGATGCCCAAACCATTCGTCTCCACATGCTCGACGGCGGCCAACATCAAACTTCACCTACCGATCCCAATCAATACAACATCTCCACGTTCACCTCGACTGACGTCCCAATCGAGACCGAAGCCCCCGAAGATACCCATCTGGGACGAATCAATACTCCGATCCAAGCGCTGTCGCTCGCCGAGCTATGGCGTCGCGGCAATGCGCCCGCCATCGCCAATGGCCGGGAAGTCTCCTTTTACCGCATAGAGTTCAACAAGCGTTTCTCCTACCCCTTCGCTTGCCTCGTTCTCATGCTCGTCGGCGTTCCACTCGGCATCTCTTCCAAACGCGGAGGTAAATCCACTGGCTTCGTCCTCACCATCCTCCTCGTCTTCGTCTACTATTTCTTATCTTCTGTCGGAGTAGCCTTTGCTCAGTCCGGCAAGCTCTCGCCCTTTCTCGGAGTCTGGGGAGCCAACCTTCTCTTTGCCACGGCCGGCGCTCTGTTGCTCTACCAAATGTCTCGTGGGGGCATCGCCCTCAGCATCTTCTCCACCCTCGGCGTTGCGCTCAGCAATTTCGTGGCCCGTCTCACCAGCAGCAAAGACCCCCAATCCGCTAGCACACGCTCCAACCTTGATATCGCCACCGTGCTCCGCCGCTTCCGAAACTTCTCACGAATCCAGTTCCCTCTCCTGCTCGACGACTACGTCATGCGCGAGTACGCTACCAACTTCGCCATCGTACTAAGCTCCTTTTCCACACTCTTCCTCATCTTCACGTTCTTTGAACTCATCGGTCCCATCTTTAAAAACCGCACGCCTCTCATCGTCGTCGGCGAATACCTCGTCACACTCATCCCGTATATCCTCTACAACATCACCCCCCTCTGTGCTCTCGTCGCGGTTCTCGCCACCTTTGGCACTCTTAACCGCACCTCAGAACTCACTGCGATGAAGTCCAGCGGGATTAGCCTCTACCGCATCATCGCCCCGGTGCTTGTCGTCACCGTCCTCATATCCGCTGGCCTCTTCGTCTTTGACGAACTCTATCTTCCTGCCGCCAATCGTCGTCAGGAGGCCCTCCTCTCCATCATTAAGGACAAGCCCACACAGACCTTCTCTCGCCCCGATCGCCAGTGGATCTCCGGTCAGACGAATAACGCCGGCGAACCCTCCCGCATCTTCTATTATCAGTACTTCAATGCGGAAAAAGACAGCTTTGCCAACCTCACAGTCTTTGAGTTCGACCCCGCAACCTTCTCCCTTCAACGCCGCATCTTCGCCGCCTCCGCTCGCTGGGATCCACAAGTCAACAACTGGGTCTTCGACAACGGCTGGCAGCGAGTCTTTTCTGGCGAAACCATCGCCAACTATGAACCCTTTAGCGTCGCCACTTTCCCCGAGATACGTGAGCAGCCCGGCTATTTCAAAAAGGAGTACATCCCCTCCCAGGAGATGAGCTACACCGAACTCTCCCGTTACATCGACGACCTCAAGCAGTCCGGCTTCGACACCAAACGCCTCAGCGTTCAGCTCAATAAAAAGATCGCCTACCCTCTCATCACTCTTGTTATGGCAATCCTGGCAATTCCATTCGCTCTATCGATGGGGAAAAAAGGCTCACTTACCGGAATAGCCACCGCTATTGGCCTTGCCATCACCTATTGGGTCATCGCCCTCATCTTCGAATCCCTTGGCAACGTTAACACGCTCCCAGCAGTTCTTGCCGCGTGGACCCCAGACATTCTATTCGGCATCACAGGTGCTTACTTCCTGCTCCGTACCCCGACATAA
- a CDS encoding EamA family transporter, which yields MRPAEIAKAILKALRVPWMWIGGGMMAVAFFALLGALSIYDVSFVVPVTALSYVAGAFGGVVFLREHVGIQRWLGVSLVAIGVVLVFLGKN from the coding sequence TTGCGGCCAGCTGAGATCGCAAAGGCAATTCTGAAAGCACTGCGTGTTCCGTGGATGTGGATTGGAGGCGGAATGATGGCAGTAGCGTTTTTTGCCCTTCTGGGAGCCCTATCTATATACGACGTAAGTTTCGTTGTGCCCGTAACGGCGCTGAGTTATGTGGCCGGTGCTTTTGGAGGAGTTGTCTTTCTGCGAGAACACGTAGGTATTCAACGCTGGCTCGGAGTCTCGCTAGTTGCCATAGGTGTTGTGCTGGTATTTTTAGGCAAGAACTAA
- a CDS encoding EamA family transporter, translated as MTPHKPLDLKTYFLIAVMIVAGPLGNVLLGKGMRHIGQLAIWPPLQLFHTSLKIFTSGSIWLGIASLITFFVAYMLVLSWADYSFVQPASSLAYGVVALLGYLMLGEKVSHVRWAGIAVICLGVFVVGRTNPRTTERI; from the coding sequence ATGACGCCACACAAGCCTCTTGATTTAAAGACTTACTTTTTAATAGCGGTGATGATAGTCGCTGGTCCTCTAGGAAATGTCCTCTTGGGGAAGGGTATGAGGCATATTGGTCAACTCGCTATTTGGCCGCCCTTGCAGCTGTTCCACACCAGTTTGAAAATTTTTACCTCAGGGTCGATTTGGCTGGGAATTGCGTCGCTGATTACATTCTTCGTAGCCTATATGCTGGTGCTGTCGTGGGCGGATTATAGTTTCGTCCAGCCTGCATCGTCGCTTGCCTATGGCGTAGTTGCCCTGCTTGGCTATTTGATGTTGGGCGAAAAAGTGTCGCACGTACGATGGGCCGGTATAGCAGTTATTTGCTTAGGTGTTTTTGTGGTCGGCCGTACAAATCCTCGAACGACGGAGCGGATTTAA